Proteins from one Acidiphilium multivorum AIU301 genomic window:
- the gpt gene encoding xanthine phosphoribosyltransferase, with product MATHYYTVSWDQLHRDSKALAWRLNALAPFDGIVAITRGGLIPAAIVARELECRLIETVSIVTYDEERIGKPTITKPPTAAGDGAGFLIIDDLVDTGTTAREVRQLLPRAHFATVYAKPAGKALVDTFITEVSQDTWILFPWDTEPQFVAPIARAGTPPRGA from the coding sequence GCTTCACCGCGACTCCAAGGCGCTGGCCTGGCGGCTCAACGCGCTGGCGCCGTTCGATGGCATCGTCGCGATCACCCGCGGCGGGCTCATCCCGGCCGCCATCGTCGCCCGCGAGCTGGAATGCCGCCTGATCGAGACCGTCAGCATCGTCACCTATGACGAGGAGCGGATCGGCAAGCCCACCATCACCAAGCCGCCCACCGCCGCCGGCGACGGCGCGGGCTTCCTGATCATCGACGATCTGGTCGATACCGGCACCACCGCGCGCGAGGTGCGCCAGCTTCTCCCCCGCGCCCATTTCGCCACCGTCTACGCCAAGCCGGCCGGCAAGGCGCTGGTCGACACCTTCATCACCGAGGTCTCGCAGGACACCTGGATCCTGTTCCCCTGGGACACCGAGCCGCAATTCGTCGCCCCCATCGCCCGCGCCGGCACGCCGCCGCGCGGGGCCTAG
- a CDS encoding lyase family protein: MTENVPPPAPAEIAALFSRQSVWQSWLDVESALAATQAELGMIPAEAAREIAARARLETIGEAALAADIAKTRAPVVSLVRLLSRACAGEAGGFVHWGATTQNVVQTGRVLLMRRAHAALMRRLAAILDRLAGFAEAEAGTVTVARTNIRHALPITFGFKAGGWIEEFLRHEERFREAAPRVFRAQWGGAVGAMHAVGEAGPELNRRLAARLGLGWHEIPSRAGLDTFAEYVLLLGMFAATCGKIARDLYVMMSDEFGEVIEDLGEEVIGSSTMPHKVNSKIAVHVIALSARVRAQVPLALEAMQPSFEGDGANNQMLSALIDQACPLAYELAAQMDELLAAIRLRPAAIGRNLAMSGAFMASENAMMALAPLLGRTVAHDIVHQAIAEAVETGGDLATLIAAAPDAAGRFDAAMVRDALDPSSYIGQSVALARGMVGPARAAAARLRDRANGSASTGPLA, encoded by the coding sequence ATGACCGAGAACGTCCCCCCACCCGCGCCGGCCGAGATCGCGGCGCTGTTCAGCCGCCAGTCGGTCTGGCAGTCCTGGCTCGATGTCGAGTCCGCACTCGCCGCGACGCAGGCGGAGCTCGGCATGATCCCGGCGGAGGCGGCGCGCGAGATCGCCGCGCGGGCGCGGCTGGAGACGATCGGCGAGGCGGCGCTGGCGGCGGATATCGCCAAGACGCGCGCGCCGGTGGTCTCGCTGGTTCGGCTGCTCTCGCGCGCTTGCGCGGGCGAGGCCGGCGGCTTCGTTCACTGGGGGGCGACGACGCAGAACGTGGTGCAGACCGGCCGGGTCCTGCTGATGCGCCGGGCGCACGCGGCACTGATGCGCCGGCTCGCCGCGATCCTCGACCGGCTCGCCGGCTTCGCCGAGGCCGAGGCCGGGACGGTGACGGTGGCCCGCACCAATATCCGCCACGCCTTGCCGATCACCTTCGGCTTCAAGGCAGGGGGCTGGATCGAGGAATTTCTCCGCCATGAGGAGCGGTTCCGCGAGGCGGCACCGCGCGTCTTCCGCGCGCAATGGGGCGGCGCGGTGGGAGCAATGCATGCGGTGGGCGAGGCCGGACCCGAGCTGAACCGCCGGCTCGCGGCGCGGCTCGGGCTCGGCTGGCACGAGATCCCCTCGCGCGCCGGGCTCGACACCTTCGCCGAATACGTCCTGCTCCTCGGGATGTTCGCGGCGACCTGCGGCAAGATCGCACGGGATCTCTACGTGATGATGTCGGACGAGTTCGGCGAGGTCATCGAGGATCTCGGCGAGGAGGTGATTGGCTCGTCGACCATGCCGCACAAGGTGAACTCGAAGATCGCGGTGCATGTGATCGCGCTTTCGGCGCGGGTGCGCGCGCAGGTGCCGCTGGCGCTGGAGGCGATGCAGCCGAGTTTCGAGGGCGATGGCGCGAACAACCAGATGCTCTCGGCGCTGATCGACCAGGCCTGCCCGCTGGCCTACGAACTGGCGGCGCAGATGGATGAACTGCTGGCGGCGATCCGGCTGCGGCCGGCGGCGATCGGGCGCAACCTCGCGATGTCGGGCGCGTTCATGGCCTCCGAGAATGCGATGATGGCGCTGGCGCCGCTGCTCGGCCGAACCGTGGCGCACGATATCGTCCATCAGGCGATTGCCGAAGCGGTGGAAACCGGCGGGGATCTTGCGACGCTGATCGCCGCTGCCCCCGATGCGGCCGGGCGCTTCGATGCCGCGATGGTCAGGGACGCGCTCGACCCTTCGTCCTATATCGGCCAGAGCGTCGCGCTGGCGCGCGGAATGGTCGGCCCGGCGCGGGCGGCGGCGGCGCGGCTGCGCGACAGGGCGAATGGCTCCGCGTCGACGGGGCCGCTGGCCTGA